Proteins encoded within one genomic window of Granulicella pectinivorans:
- a CDS encoding HAD family hydrolase, with protein MDRFPAPRLLIFDLDGTLIDSRQDLCNSVNATLAHLARPSLPDAVIASYIGDGASMLIRRALGDPDYVEDALLDEALGFFLHYYRAHKLDFTYVYAGVFEALEAIRAAHPDVPMAVLTNKPVHPSRDICTHFGLDRYFFQNYGGNSFHTKKPDPHGLLKLIAEANALHPSESPITPAETVMIGDSDVDILTARNAGARSVACTFGLAPHTLAAAQPDVTVDAPIEWPSAIFA; from the coding sequence ATGGACCGCTTCCCTGCTCCGCGCCTTCTGATCTTCGACCTCGACGGCACCCTGATCGACTCCCGCCAGGACCTCTGCAACTCTGTAAACGCCACGTTGGCGCATCTGGCGCGGCCTTCTCTGCCGGACGCCGTGATTGCCAGCTACATTGGCGATGGTGCGTCGATGCTGATCCGGCGGGCGTTGGGCGACCCGGACTATGTGGAGGATGCTCTGCTGGATGAGGCGCTAGGCTTCTTTCTCCATTACTACCGCGCGCACAAGCTGGACTTCACCTATGTCTATGCGGGCGTCTTTGAGGCGCTGGAGGCGATTCGTGCGGCACATCCGGACGTGCCGATGGCGGTGCTGACGAACAAGCCGGTGCATCCATCGCGGGATATCTGCACGCACTTCGGGCTGGATCGATACTTCTTTCAGAACTATGGGGGGAACTCGTTCCATACGAAAAAGCCAGATCCGCATGGGCTGCTGAAGCTGATCGCGGAGGCCAATGCGCTGCACCCATCCGAGTCGCCGATCACCCCGGCTGAGACGGTAATGATCGGCGACTCCGATGTGGACATTCTTACGGCGCGGAATGCCGGGGCGCGTTCGGTGGCTTGTACGTTCGGGCTGGCTCCGCATACGCTGGCGGCGGCGCAGCCGGACGTCACTGTCGATGCTCCGATCGAGTGGCCGTCAGCGATCTTTGCCTAG
- a CDS encoding response regulator transcription factor, producing the protein MRVLIVEDDTSLGMFLQKGLQMEGHSVAWVGDGDAALERAATERPDLMVLDLGLPKRDGVEVLEAMQGLYRGMGVIVLTGRAQVEERVRCLNLGADDLLMKPFSLHELTARCRALLRRREQYADPSLRSADLELNRMDRRVTRGGRPVDLTVKEFSLLEYLLQHRGRCCSRAELLREVWQMSPDAGTNVVDVYVNYLRRKLAVGGDASAPVIETVRGGGYQVGRAIDAPGPPNSTCAHPVPRMSVSGPTLAGARYGA; encoded by the coding sequence ATGCGTGTATTGATCGTGGAAGACGATACATCGTTGGGGATGTTTCTGCAGAAGGGTCTGCAGATGGAGGGCCACAGCGTGGCCTGGGTGGGGGATGGCGATGCGGCGCTCGAACGAGCCGCGACGGAGCGTCCCGATCTCATGGTGCTCGACCTCGGTCTGCCCAAGCGGGATGGCGTCGAGGTCTTGGAAGCCATGCAGGGCCTCTATCGCGGTATGGGCGTCATTGTGCTCACCGGACGAGCCCAGGTCGAGGAGCGCGTGCGCTGCCTCAACCTCGGGGCGGACGATCTCCTGATGAAGCCCTTCTCGCTTCATGAGCTGACCGCGCGGTGCCGCGCCCTGCTGCGGCGTCGCGAGCAGTATGCCGATCCCTCCCTCCGCTCGGCCGATCTGGAGCTCAACCGCATGGACCGTCGCGTCACCCGCGGTGGCCGGCCCGTCGATCTGACCGTGAAGGAGTTCAGTCTGCTCGAGTATCTCCTCCAGCATCGTGGTCGCTGCTGCAGTCGCGCGGAGTTGCTGCGTGAGGTCTGGCAGATGTCTCCCGACGCCGGGACGAACGTCGTCGATGTCTACGTGAACTACCTGCGCAGGAAGCTCGCCGTGGGCGGAGACGCGTCTGCTCCGGTTATCGAGACGGTGCGCGGCGGGGGCTATCAGGTCGGTCGCGCCATCGATGCCCCCGGTCCGCCGAACTCCACCTGCGCTCATCCCGTCCCGAGGATGTCCGTATCGGGCCCAACGCTGGCAGGAGCCCGCTATGGAGCCTGA
- the lexA gene encoding transcriptional repressor LexA — MAITRRQKEVIDFLSGFTQKNGYSPSYEEIATGLGLNSLATVHKHVTNLQNKGLLQRAHNRSRSIDVLPARTSKKGFERLPLMGRIAAGQPVEAIESAESISLGDIIGNREVFALEVRGDSMRDEHIVSGDYVLVERTKTAREGEIIVALIDGADATLKRFYREGTMIRLQPSNHEMAPIYAPATSVSIQGKVLGVLRKYA; from the coding sequence ATGGCGATCACGCGGCGGCAAAAAGAGGTCATCGACTTTCTCTCCGGCTTTACGCAGAAGAATGGCTACTCCCCTTCGTACGAAGAGATTGCGACGGGGCTTGGCCTGAACTCGCTGGCCACGGTGCATAAGCACGTCACGAACCTGCAGAACAAAGGTCTGTTGCAGAGGGCGCATAACCGCAGCCGCTCGATCGACGTGCTGCCGGCGCGGACGAGCAAGAAGGGGTTTGAGCGCCTGCCGCTGATGGGGCGTATCGCCGCGGGGCAGCCGGTGGAGGCGATCGAGAGCGCGGAATCGATCTCGCTGGGCGACATCATCGGCAACCGCGAGGTGTTTGCGCTGGAAGTACGTGGGGATTCGATGCGGGATGAGCATATCGTCAGCGGCGACTATGTGCTGGTCGAGCGCACCAAGACGGCGCGTGAGGGCGAGATTATCGTCGCGTTGATCGACGGAGCGGATGCTACGCTGAAGCGCTTTTATCGCGAAGGCACGATGATCCGGCTGCAGCCCTCCAACCACGAGATGGCGCCGATCTATGCGCCGGCGACGAGCGTGAGCATTCAGGGCAAGGTGCTCGGCGTGCTGCGCAAGTACGCATAA
- a CDS encoding DUF4097 family beta strand repeat-containing protein — MFKKSLLPLALTFASVTAFAADHNFERKLSTSGSPNVTVATGSGYVHLRPGSDNQVHIAAHLHGSNNGGWFSGGYGDVDKRIDQIVANPPVQQNGNDIIIGERQSRDLYRNISIDYEITLPRASTITATSGSGDVESQDVGQNVKAETGSGSVRLRGVHGPAYLRSGSGDIELDEQGQGDVRASTGSGSIRLRGVDGGLNAESGSGDIEISGRVANDWRLQTGSGSIRSSLGDGARFTLSASTGSGDIRVHQPLSMQSSANHHHVTGAVNGGGPNLRASTGSGDIEIK; from the coding sequence ATGTTCAAGAAATCGCTTCTTCCGCTGGCCCTTACCTTCGCAAGCGTGACCGCCTTTGCCGCGGACCACAACTTCGAGCGCAAGCTTTCGACGTCGGGCTCGCCGAATGTGACGGTAGCGACCGGTTCAGGCTACGTCCACCTGCGTCCGGGCTCGGATAACCAGGTTCACATCGCTGCCCATCTCCATGGAAGCAATAATGGCGGATGGTTCTCGGGCGGGTATGGCGATGTCGATAAGCGGATCGATCAGATCGTTGCGAATCCTCCGGTGCAGCAGAACGGCAACGACATTATCATTGGCGAGCGCCAGAGCCGGGATCTGTACCGCAATATCTCGATCGACTACGAGATCACGCTTCCCCGCGCCTCGACGATCACGGCAACTTCGGGGTCGGGCGACGTGGAGAGCCAGGATGTGGGACAGAATGTAAAGGCCGAAACGGGTTCCGGGAGCGTGCGTCTGCGCGGGGTACACGGGCCGGCTTACCTGCGTTCCGGATCGGGCGACATTGAACTCGACGAACAGGGCCAGGGCGATGTCCGGGCCTCGACCGGATCCGGTTCGATCCGTCTGCGTGGTGTGGACGGTGGATTGAACGCGGAGTCGGGCTCAGGGGACATTGAAATCTCCGGACGTGTTGCCAATGACTGGCGTCTGCAGACGGGTTCGGGATCGATTCGGTCGAGCCTGGGCGACGGCGCCCGGTTTACTCTCTCGGCGTCGACTGGGTCGGGGGACATTCGTGTTCACCAGCCGCTTTCGATGCAGTCGAGCGCGAATCACCATCATGTAACCGGTGCCGTGAACGGCGGCGGCCCTAACCTTCGTGCCAGCACCGGCTCGGGCGACATCGAGATTAAATAA
- a CDS encoding acetate uptake transporter, which yields MPEVLAAPATLPKIANPGPLGLLGFGLTTCVLSSVNAGLLPPEAGVVVVPLAFAYGGIAQIIAGILEFKVGNTFGMVAFTSYGLFWWWFALLKWTIGAGWLKAPPASAVAVTLLMWGVLTFLLWIVTFRLNKAVFSVFLLLWIAFFLLAAGDFGYATGKLGGYVGLLTGIDAMAVAFIEVLNAVAGRVVLPLGDPIL from the coding sequence ATGCCCGAAGTCCTCGCCGCACCAGCTACTCTGCCCAAAATTGCAAACCCAGGCCCACTCGGCCTACTCGGCTTCGGCCTCACGACGTGCGTCCTCTCGTCCGTCAACGCCGGTCTGCTTCCTCCCGAAGCCGGAGTCGTCGTCGTCCCGCTCGCCTTTGCCTACGGAGGCATCGCGCAGATCATCGCCGGCATCCTCGAGTTCAAGGTCGGCAACACCTTCGGCATGGTCGCCTTTACCTCCTACGGCCTCTTCTGGTGGTGGTTCGCCCTGCTCAAGTGGACCATCGGCGCAGGCTGGCTCAAGGCCCCGCCCGCAAGCGCCGTGGCAGTTACTTTGCTGATGTGGGGCGTCCTCACCTTCCTCTTATGGATCGTGACCTTCCGCCTCAACAAAGCCGTCTTCAGCGTCTTCCTTCTGCTCTGGATCGCATTCTTTCTGCTTGCCGCAGGCGACTTCGGGTACGCTACCGGCAAGCTCGGCGGCTACGTCGGCCTGCTCACCGGCATCGATGCCATGGCAGTAGCCTTCATCGAAGTCCTGAACGCCGTAGCCGGCAGGGTCGTCCTCCCACTCGGAGACCCCATCCTCTAG
- a CDS encoding efflux RND transporter periplasmic adaptor subunit, translating to MSTSRKRSKLWLWILLTVVVVGGSAAIAIAHGTKPKFESSQLAKVERGDVAHSVVATGKVQPVTKVEVKSKASGIVTKIFVDVNAHVTKGQILAQLDQQEILDQVAAQKAQLAAAEANARAAAAAIQFDRVNAEAPDLPMYRHTYDRARQMSSIGVVSQQALDDAQQRYLSAKNIQDKGLAQITVDTSKMHQAEAQVAQAQASLKQLEEQLAYTSIVSPMDGTILSRDIEIGDAVSSILVLGSTATLVMTVGDTSQVYVQGKVDESGIGKIYLNQPARIKVESFRDHTFLGHVTRITPLGVEKDNVTTFDTRISIDNPGGELKANMTANAEILLEEHKQVLTIPEQAVIYDKDRNAAVEVPDATQKSGKRKVTIVAGLSNGTKTEVLSGLDFGQDVILQQ from the coding sequence ATGTCGACCAGCAGGAAACGCTCGAAGCTCTGGCTCTGGATTCTCCTTACGGTTGTCGTTGTGGGCGGATCCGCCGCGATCGCCATTGCCCATGGGACGAAGCCGAAGTTTGAGAGTTCGCAACTGGCCAAGGTGGAGCGCGGTGATGTGGCTCACTCCGTGGTTGCGACCGGCAAGGTGCAGCCCGTGACCAAGGTCGAGGTGAAGTCGAAGGCTTCGGGGATTGTGACGAAGATCTTTGTCGATGTGAATGCTCATGTGACGAAGGGTCAGATCCTGGCGCAGCTCGATCAGCAGGAGATTCTGGACCAGGTGGCTGCGCAGAAGGCGCAGCTTGCGGCGGCTGAGGCCAATGCGCGCGCGGCTGCGGCGGCGATCCAGTTCGACCGCGTGAATGCGGAGGCACCGGATCTTCCGATGTATCGGCATACATACGACCGTGCGCGGCAGATGTCTTCGATCGGGGTGGTCTCGCAGCAGGCGCTGGACGATGCGCAGCAGCGGTATCTTTCGGCGAAGAATATCCAGGACAAGGGACTGGCGCAGATTACGGTCGACACCTCGAAGATGCATCAGGCCGAGGCGCAGGTCGCCCAGGCGCAGGCTTCGTTGAAGCAGTTGGAAGAGCAGCTTGCGTATACGAGCATCGTTTCGCCGATGGATGGCACGATCCTTTCGCGGGATATCGAGATTGGCGACGCGGTCAGCTCGATCCTGGTGCTGGGTTCGACGGCCACGCTGGTGATGACGGTGGGCGATACGAGCCAAGTCTACGTGCAGGGCAAGGTGGATGAGAGCGGCATCGGCAAGATCTATCTGAATCAGCCGGCGCGGATCAAGGTGGAGAGCTTCCGCGACCATACGTTTCTTGGCCACGTAACCCGCATCACGCCGCTCGGCGTCGAAAAGGATAACGTCACCACATTCGATACGCGCATCTCGATCGACAATCCGGGTGGCGAGCTAAAGGCCAATATGACCGCGAACGCCGAGATTCTTCTGGAGGAGCATAAGCAGGTGCTGACGATTCCGGAGCAGGCGGTGATCTACGACAAGGATCGCAATGCCGCCGTCGAAGTGCCGGATGCGACGCAGAAGTCGGGTAAGCGCAAGGTGACGATTGTGGCCGGGCTTTCGAATGGCACGAAGACCGAGGTGTTGAGCGGTCTCGACTTCGGACAGGATGTGATTTTGCAGCAATAA
- a CDS encoding glutathione peroxidase codes for MLALLGTAIAAFAGTANQLYSYKLKTIDGEPTSLGTYKGKVLLVVNVASACGYTPQYSALEAVYEKYKDRGLVVVGVPANNFANQESGTEAEIKTFCNRKYHVTFPMMSKVSVAGADQAPLYHYLTDKAANPAVGGEIKWNFTKFLVARNGRPVGRFEPATTPDSPEVIAAIEAELKKQ; via the coding sequence ATGTTGGCCTTGCTTGGTACCGCCATCGCTGCGTTTGCGGGAACCGCGAACCAGCTCTACAGCTACAAACTCAAGACAATCGATGGAGAGCCGACTTCGCTTGGAACCTACAAGGGCAAGGTCCTGCTCGTGGTCAATGTGGCGAGTGCGTGCGGGTATACGCCGCAATACTCGGCGCTCGAGGCGGTGTACGAGAAGTACAAAGACCGGGGGCTTGTGGTGGTGGGGGTTCCGGCGAATAACTTCGCCAACCAGGAGTCTGGAACCGAGGCCGAGATCAAGACCTTCTGCAACCGCAAGTACCATGTGACGTTTCCGATGATGTCGAAGGTATCGGTGGCGGGTGCGGATCAGGCACCGCTGTATCACTACCTGACGGACAAGGCGGCGAACCCTGCGGTGGGTGGCGAGATCAAATGGAACTTCACGAAGTTTCTTGTCGCACGCAATGGAAGACCGGTAGGCCGCTTTGAACCGGCGACAACGCCGGACTCTCCCGAGGTGATCGCGGCGATTGAGGCTGAGTTGAAAAAGCAGTAG
- a CDS encoding sigma-54-dependent transcriptional regulator yields the protein MASAAGQTGQMAGSRTVVLASADTALRERLRQSLTGLRWQVREAGGGAEAIELMERSRPEALLVDSWLPDLEVGEFSGMVRTLYPALDLLRVDGVSDAGTARSPRRNELLHALREAQEEFDRPAAVEPDPAPVARAVVRDIRTAAPTSGLADMVGTSEPMLELGRMIRLVAPRSTTVLIEGETGTGKEVVAKAVHRLSLRAAKSFTVLNCAAIPESLLEAELFGHTRGAFTGAVQSRTGRIEAAHGGTLFLDEIGEMPLALQAKMLRFLEYGELQRVGDNEVMRVDVRVIAATHQELERRSKEGTFRLDLYHRLAVFPVEVPSLRDRLGDIPALVDYFLEGMGREQPRKRLSGPAMTKLMSYAWPGNVRELMHVLERGAILSGESPEIAAEEIRFGRGR from the coding sequence ATGGCATCGGCGGCGGGGCAGACAGGGCAGATGGCCGGATCACGTACGGTCGTGTTGGCAAGCGCGGATACTGCGTTGCGCGAACGTCTCAGGCAGAGCCTCACCGGGCTTCGCTGGCAGGTTCGCGAGGCCGGTGGCGGAGCCGAGGCGATCGAACTCATGGAGCGCTCCCGACCGGAGGCTCTCCTGGTCGATAGCTGGCTTCCGGACCTTGAAGTCGGTGAGTTCTCCGGCATGGTCCGCACTCTCTATCCCGCGCTCGATCTCCTGCGCGTGGATGGTGTCTCGGACGCCGGCACCGCCCGCAGTCCACGCCGGAACGAGCTGCTGCATGCCCTGCGCGAAGCCCAGGAAGAGTTCGACCGACCGGCCGCCGTCGAGCCGGACCCCGCTCCGGTCGCACGGGCCGTCGTACGCGATATCCGAACAGCCGCCCCCACCAGCGGACTCGCCGACATGGTCGGGACCAGCGAGCCCATGCTCGAGCTCGGCCGTATGATCCGTCTCGTCGCCCCCCGCTCCACCACCGTTCTCATCGAAGGCGAGACCGGCACCGGCAAGGAGGTCGTCGCGAAGGCCGTGCATCGCCTCAGCCTGCGCGCCGCCAAAAGCTTCACCGTCCTCAACTGTGCTGCGATCCCTGAGTCGCTCCTCGAGGCTGAGCTCTTCGGCCACACCCGCGGGGCCTTCACCGGAGCCGTCCAATCCCGCACCGGACGCATTGAGGCCGCTCACGGCGGCACGCTCTTCCTCGACGAGATCGGCGAGATGCCCCTCGCGCTCCAGGCCAAGATGCTGCGTTTCCTCGAGTACGGTGAACTCCAGCGCGTCGGCGACAACGAGGTCATGCGTGTCGATGTGCGCGTCATCGCCGCCACCCATCAGGAGCTCGAACGCCGCTCAAAGGAGGGTACCTTCCGCCTCGACCTCTACCATCGCCTCGCCGTCTTCCCGGTTGAGGTCCCCTCCCTCCGCGACCGTCTCGGTGACATCCCCGCGCTGGTCGATTACTTCCTGGAAGGCATGGGACGCGAGCAGCCCCGCAAGCGCCTCTCCGGACCGGCGATGACGAAACTCATGTCCTACGCCTGGCCCGGCAACGTGCGTGAGCTCATGCATGTGCTGGAACGCGGCGCGATCCTCTCCGGCGAATCGCCCGAGATCGCCGCCGAAGAGATCCGCTTCGGTCGTGGCCGTTAG
- a CDS encoding ComEC/Rec2 family competence protein: MKSILLTLALGLLTLPAVFTFPAVAQSGELKISFIDVEGGQSTLFVTPTGQSLLIDTGWAGHESRDADRIVAAAKAAHLSRIDYVLITHYHADHVGGVPQLAARFPIGTFLVHGPNREPGDKSTVEGYTAYQALLAGGKQKQLVLHPGDKLPITGIDAMVISSDGETIAHALPGAGKPNAFCGVSETRPADVTENARSLGILIRFGKLKILDLGDLTWDKEMQMMCPNDKLGHIDIDIVSHHGWYQSSSPALVHAIAPRVAIMDNGAKKGGSTPVLKVYQTSPGLEALWQLHYSEEGGPENNTADKYVANPQGTDAGVGLELIAHPNGAFEITNDRTHATETYPAK; the protein is encoded by the coding sequence ATGAAATCGATTCTGCTCACGCTCGCTCTAGGCCTTCTTACGCTTCCTGCCGTCTTTACGTTTCCTGCCGTCGCGCAATCGGGCGAACTCAAGATCTCGTTTATCGACGTGGAGGGCGGGCAGTCGACGCTCTTTGTGACGCCCACCGGGCAGAGCCTGCTGATCGATACGGGGTGGGCGGGACATGAGAGTCGCGATGCCGACCGTATCGTCGCCGCGGCCAAGGCGGCGCACCTGAGCCGCATCGATTATGTGCTGATCACGCACTACCATGCGGACCATGTGGGCGGAGTGCCGCAGCTTGCGGCGCGGTTCCCGATCGGCACGTTCCTGGTGCATGGGCCGAATCGCGAGCCGGGGGACAAGAGCACGGTGGAGGGCTATACGGCGTATCAGGCTTTGCTGGCGGGCGGGAAGCAGAAGCAGCTTGTGCTGCATCCGGGCGACAAGCTGCCGATTACCGGCATCGATGCGATGGTCATCAGTTCCGATGGTGAGACGATCGCCCATGCGCTGCCCGGTGCGGGGAAGCCGAATGCGTTTTGCGGCGTGTCCGAGACGAGGCCAGCAGATGTGACGGAGAACGCGCGGTCGCTGGGGATCCTGATCCGCTTTGGGAAGCTGAAGATTCTGGACCTGGGCGACCTGACCTGGGACAAAGAGATGCAGATGATGTGTCCCAACGACAAGCTGGGGCATATCGATATCGACATCGTCTCGCACCATGGCTGGTACCAGAGCTCGAGTCCGGCGCTGGTGCATGCGATTGCGCCACGCGTTGCGATTATGGACAACGGCGCGAAGAAGGGTGGGTCGACTCCGGTGCTGAAGGTCTATCAGACAAGCCCAGGGCTGGAGGCACTGTGGCAACTTCACTACTCCGAGGAGGGTGGGCCGGAGAACAACACCGCGGACAAGTACGTTGCGAATCCGCAGGGAACGGATGCGGGGGTTGGGCTGGAATTGATTGCGCATCCGAATGGTGCGTTTGAGATTACGAACGATCGCACACATGCTACGGAGACGTATCCGGCGAAATAA
- a CDS encoding YybH family protein, with protein MIAKTIVALLSFFLPSCAIAEMSIQDELSTARTEWIGTLLSKQVQAAVALYTPDADFLDPSGARIHGASEPLTLYKTVTSTFDASCHLRSRSVEVSGDLAFDSGDYDEDITVRATGAKNHFKGSYLTVYRSVAGRWLIVQQAWTEMKPQ; from the coding sequence ATGATCGCTAAGACGATTGTGGCCCTTTTGTCGTTCTTCCTTCCTTCGTGCGCCATCGCAGAGATGAGCATTCAGGACGAGCTTTCTACAGCGCGCACCGAGTGGATCGGGACGCTTTTGAGTAAGCAAGTCCAAGCAGCCGTGGCGCTCTATACGCCAGATGCGGACTTCCTCGATCCCTCCGGAGCGCGTATTCACGGAGCCAGTGAGCCACTTACTCTCTACAAGACCGTCACCTCAACCTTCGACGCCTCGTGCCATCTCCGGTCACGGTCGGTCGAGGTGTCGGGCGATCTCGCCTTCGATAGCGGGGATTACGACGAGGACATCACCGTTCGGGCGACCGGCGCGAAGAATCACTTCAAGGGTTCGTACTTGACGGTGTATCGCAGTGTGGCCGGGCGGTGGCTGATCGTGCAGCAGGCATGGACCGAGATGAAACCCCAGTAG